Proteins encoded in a region of the Geobacillus genomosp. 3 genome:
- a CDS encoding DedA family protein — protein MQAWITDFMEQFGYIGIFLMIALENIFPPIPSEVILPFGGFMTTYTSLTVPGVIAAATAGSVVGALVLYGVGRLLSVERLERIVDRWGGWLRVKPEDIAKANRTFQRYGVWAVFLGRMIPLVRSLISIPAGMAKMNVWLFVWLSVLGTLIWNTILISVGAALGQSWGKVSDVIGAYAEVVYVIIAIVLAVVVVRFWKRRRVS, from the coding sequence GTGCAGGCTTGGATCACCGATTTTATGGAGCAATTCGGATATATCGGCATTTTTTTGATGATCGCGCTTGAAAATATTTTCCCGCCGATTCCGTCGGAAGTCATTTTGCCGTTTGGCGGGTTTATGACGACATACACGTCTTTGACGGTGCCGGGCGTTATTGCGGCGGCGACTGCCGGTTCGGTCGTCGGGGCGTTGGTGCTGTATGGCGTCGGCCGGCTATTGTCTGTCGAGCGGCTTGAGCGGATCGTCGACCGCTGGGGCGGATGGCTGCGGGTGAAGCCGGAAGATATCGCCAAAGCGAACCGGACGTTTCAACGCTACGGGGTATGGGCGGTGTTTCTCGGCCGCATGATCCCGCTTGTGCGCAGTTTGATTTCCATTCCGGCCGGCATGGCGAAGATGAACGTATGGCTGTTTGTCTGGCTGTCGGTATTAGGGACGCTCATTTGGAATACGATTTTAATTTCCGTTGGCGCGGCGCTCGGCCAGTCGTGGGGAAAAGTATCCGACGTGATTGGCGCGTACGCTGAAGTCGTCTATGTCATCATCGCGATTGTCCTTGCCGTTGTGGTTGTCCGCTTTTGGAAAAGACGCCGGGTTTCATGA
- a CDS encoding FecCD family ABC transporter permease: MRKQSLSLFALLALLIAATAAVALGTGDAPLSYNRIVPTLFGYGSMEEEFILFSLRLPRLFITLLAGMALALSGAVLQGLTRNDLADPGVLGINAGAGAGVALFFLFFPIEAGTFLYTLPLVAFAGALLTAAAIYAVSYNKTTGLQPVPFILTGVGFSMALSGLMIVLISAADRTKVDFIARWLSGNIWGDDWPFISAMLPWLAAGTLVALYRAKHLNILHLGDPVSIGVGVHVRRERLVLMITAVAVAAAAVSVTGGISFIGLMAPHIAKAIVGPRHERVIPAAMLIGGWLLLAADTIGRNALAEPLPAGVIVSLIGAPYFIYLLLKR; the protein is encoded by the coding sequence ATGAGAAAACAAAGTCTTTCGCTCTTTGCCTTGCTTGCGCTGCTCATTGCCGCAACGGCGGCCGTCGCCTTAGGCACCGGCGATGCGCCGCTCTCATATAACCGCATCGTCCCGACACTGTTTGGCTACGGTTCGATGGAAGAGGAATTCATTTTGTTTTCCCTTCGCCTGCCGCGCCTTTTCATCACCTTGTTGGCCGGCATGGCGCTCGCCTTATCCGGGGCCGTATTGCAAGGCCTCACGCGCAATGACCTCGCCGACCCGGGCGTGCTTGGGATCAACGCCGGCGCCGGCGCAGGCGTCGCCTTGTTCTTTTTGTTTTTCCCGATTGAGGCCGGAACATTTCTTTACACCTTGCCGCTCGTTGCCTTCGCCGGAGCGCTGCTGACGGCGGCTGCCATCTATGCTGTCTCCTACAATAAAACAACCGGGCTGCAGCCGGTGCCGTTTATCTTAACCGGCGTCGGGTTTTCGATGGCGCTCTCCGGGCTGATGATCGTCCTCATTTCTGCGGCTGACCGGACGAAAGTCGATTTTATCGCCCGCTGGCTTTCCGGCAACATTTGGGGTGATGACTGGCCGTTTATTTCGGCTATGTTGCCGTGGCTGGCGGCGGGCACACTGGTGGCGTTGTATCGGGCGAAGCATCTCAATATTTTGCACTTAGGCGATCCTGTTTCAATCGGGGTCGGCGTCCACGTCCGCCGCGAGCGGCTCGTGCTTATGATAACAGCTGTGGCCGTCGCAGCCGCCGCCGTCTCCGTGACGGGAGGCATCTCGTTCATCGGCTTGATGGCGCCGCATATCGCCAAAGCCATTGTCGGCCCGCGCCATGAACGGGTCATTCCAGCGGCGATGCTGATCGGCGGCTGGCTGCTGCTTGCAGCCGACACGATCGGGCGCAACGCCCTCGCCGAGCCGCTCCCCGCCGGGGTCATCGTCTCCTTGATCGGCGCGCCGTATTTCATTTACTTATTGCTGAAACGTTGA
- a CDS encoding FecCD family ABC transporter permease yields the protein MDADRRRWPFRYTFVLSLGLLAAVWFGSMRIGVADTTWSDVWRALFSDQQGKQLDLIRELRLPRETAAAFVGAGLAVAGAIMQGMTRNPLADPGLLGLTAGANAALAMTMAFFPSAHYLLITVACLLGAAVGAGVVFGIGAMRQGGFSPLRIVLAGSAVSALLFAIAEGIGLYFHISKDVSMWTSGGVAGVSWKQLAVGVPLIAIGLAIAVSYARPLTILSVSEDVAVGVGQKTAAVKTALFLAVFLLTGASVAIAGNITFIGLMIPHLVRAIAGADYRFVIPLSATGGAGAMVLADTAARTIHAPFETPVAAIIAVIGLPFFLFVVRKQGRGFS from the coding sequence ATGGATGCAGACCGCCGGCGTTGGCCGTTTCGCTATACGTTTGTTCTGTCGCTTGGCCTGCTTGCCGCCGTTTGGTTTGGTTCGATGCGAATTGGCGTCGCCGATACGACATGGAGCGACGTATGGCGGGCGTTGTTTTCCGATCAACAAGGCAAACAGCTTGACCTCATTCGTGAGCTCCGCTTGCCGCGCGAAACAGCGGCCGCCTTTGTCGGCGCCGGCCTTGCCGTCGCCGGGGCGATCATGCAAGGGATGACGCGCAACCCGCTCGCCGATCCGGGGCTTCTTGGCCTCACCGCCGGAGCGAACGCAGCGTTGGCCATGACGATGGCCTTTTTCCCTTCCGCCCATTATCTGTTGATCACGGTCGCCTGTTTGCTTGGTGCGGCCGTCGGAGCAGGCGTCGTCTTTGGCATCGGCGCCATGCGCCAAGGCGGGTTTTCTCCGCTGCGCATCGTCCTGGCCGGCTCGGCGGTCTCGGCGCTTTTGTTCGCCATCGCTGAAGGGATCGGACTGTATTTCCACATTTCCAAAGACGTCTCGATGTGGACGTCAGGCGGGGTGGCCGGGGTCTCATGGAAACAGCTGGCCGTTGGCGTCCCGCTCATTGCAATTGGTCTGGCTATTGCTGTTTCGTATGCGCGGCCGCTGACGATCCTTAGCGTAAGCGAAGACGTCGCCGTCGGCGTCGGACAAAAAACAGCAGCCGTGAAAACAGCGCTGTTTTTGGCGGTGTTTTTGCTGACGGGAGCGTCAGTCGCAATCGCCGGCAATATCACCTTTATTGGATTGATGATCCCCCACCTCGTGCGGGCGATCGCCGGCGCCGACTACCGGTTCGTCATCCCGCTGTCAGCGACTGGCGGCGCCGGCGCCATGGTGCTGGCCGACACGGCGGCGCGCACGATCCATGCACCGTTCGAAACGCCGGTAGCCGCCATCATCGCCGTCATTGGCTTGCCGTTTTTCCTCTTCGTCGTCCGGAAACAAGGGAGGGGCTTTTCATGA
- a CDS encoding iron-hydroxamate ABC transporter substrate-binding protein, which produces MRKTWLALLLLFALVLSACGNTANDNKETNASPAEKKPETITYQSENGPVEVPADPKRVVVLSTFAGHVLALDVPVVGVDSWSKMNPLFQEKLKDAEVVTDEDIEKIMALKPDLIIGLSNTKNVDKLSKIAPTVTFTYGKVDYLTQFLEIGKLLNKEKEAKAWIDDFTQRAQQAGEEIRAKIGENATVTVAENFDKQLYVFGNNWARGTEILYQEMKLKMPKAVEEQALKPGYYAVSLEALPQFVGDYLILSKNGDGDTSFMETNTFKNIPAVKNGHMFVADAKAFYFNDPITLDYQLDFFQKHFLGQ; this is translated from the coding sequence ATGAGAAAAACATGGCTTGCATTGCTGCTTCTTTTTGCGCTTGTGTTGAGCGCGTGCGGCAACACAGCGAACGACAACAAGGAAACGAACGCGTCGCCGGCTGAAAAAAAACCGGAAACGATTACGTATCAATCGGAAAACGGACCGGTGGAAGTGCCGGCTGATCCGAAGCGCGTCGTCGTCTTATCGACGTTTGCCGGGCATGTGCTGGCCTTGGACGTCCCCGTTGTCGGCGTGGATTCGTGGTCGAAAATGAATCCGCTTTTTCAAGAGAAACTGAAAGACGCCGAAGTCGTGACCGATGAAGACATTGAAAAAATTATGGCATTAAAACCGGACTTAATTATCGGATTATCCAATACGAAAAACGTCGACAAGCTCAGCAAAATCGCGCCGACCGTCACTTTTACATATGGGAAGGTCGATTATTTGACGCAGTTTTTGGAAATCGGCAAACTGTTGAATAAAGAAAAAGAAGCGAAAGCGTGGATCGACGACTTTACACAACGGGCGCAACAAGCCGGGGAAGAAATCCGGGCCAAAATTGGCGAAAACGCGACCGTCACCGTAGCTGAAAACTTTGATAAGCAGCTGTATGTGTTCGGCAACAACTGGGCGCGCGGCACCGAGATTTTGTACCAAGAAATGAAATTGAAAATGCCCAAAGCTGTGGAAGAGCAAGCGCTCAAACCGGGCTACTATGCCGTTTCCCTTGAGGCGCTGCCGCAGTTTGTCGGCGATTATCTCATCTTAAGCAAAAACGGGGACGGCGACACATCGTTTATGGAGACGAACACGTTCAAAAACATCCCTGCTGTGAAAAACGGCCATATGTTTGTCGCTGATGCGAAGGCATTTTATTTCAACGACCCGATTACGTTAGACTACCAGCTCGATTTCTTTCAAAAACACTTTTTAGGCCAATAA
- a CDS encoding ABC transporter ATP-binding protein — protein MVRLYAEELTVRYDDRTIFERLSVHIPDRQITAIIGPNGCGKSTLLKTLTRIISPQSGAVILDGQAISQQHTKELAKKMAILPQTPEAASGLTVAELVSYGRFPYQKGFGRLTKQDYEAIDWALHMTKTADLKHRPVDALSGGQRQRVWIAMALAQETDIIFLDEPTTYLDIAHQLEVLELLERLNKEEGRTIVMVLHDINQAARFADYIIAMKGGAIIKSGRSEDVICREVLRDVFGIDADIGRDPRTNKPVCLTYHLLREAYSS, from the coding sequence ATGGTCCGCTTGTACGCCGAGGAGCTGACCGTCCGCTACGATGACCGGACGATTTTTGAACGCTTGTCCGTTCACATTCCCGACCGGCAAATTACGGCCATTATCGGGCCGAACGGATGCGGGAAGTCAACGCTCTTGAAAACGTTGACGCGCATCATTTCCCCGCAGTCCGGTGCGGTCATTTTGGACGGCCAAGCGATTTCGCAGCAGCACACGAAAGAGCTGGCGAAAAAAATGGCCATTTTACCGCAGACGCCGGAAGCGGCAAGCGGATTAACGGTCGCCGAGCTCGTCTCGTACGGCCGCTTCCCGTATCAAAAAGGGTTTGGCCGTCTGACGAAACAAGACTACGAAGCGATCGACTGGGCGCTTCACATGACGAAAACGGCCGACTTAAAACACCGGCCGGTCGATGCGCTCTCCGGCGGGCAGCGGCAGCGCGTCTGGATCGCCATGGCGCTCGCCCAGGAGACGGACATCATCTTTTTGGACGAACCGACAACGTACTTGGACATCGCCCACCAACTTGAAGTGCTCGAGCTGCTGGAGCGGCTGAACAAAGAAGAAGGGCGGACGATCGTCATGGTGCTTCATGACATCAACCAGGCGGCCCGTTTCGCCGACTATATCATCGCTATGAAAGGAGGAGCCATCATCAAGTCCGGGCGGAGCGAAGACGTCATCTGTCGCGAAGTGCTCCGCGACGTGTTCGGCATTGACGCCGACATCGGCCGCGATCCGCGGACGAACAAACCAGTTTGCTTGACGTACCATCTGCTGAGGGAGGCTTATTCATCATGA
- a CDS encoding acyl-CoA dehydrogenase family protein: MDFTLPAEIEFLKENVRKFVKEVVEPVAMDIEENDQIPEDIIEKSKDMGLFGLSIPEEYGGLGLSMVDKCAIYEELGKTHNGYTTLIGAHTGIGTVGIVELGTEEQKRRYLPKMATGEWIGAFALTEPSAGSNAAALKTTAVRKGDRYIINGSKHYITNAIDAHVFTVMAVTDPSKGPKGITSFIVEKDFPGFIVGNVERKMGLRGSHSAELFFDNLEVPVENVLGKEGEGYVNALKILANGRAGLAARNLGSCIRLLEYCMEYAEQREQFGKPIIEQQAIQHMLAEMSMLIEVLRSTVYRVAWMVDQKMRVVKEAAIAKLFGSEVYNKIADLAVQIHGGLGYMKDYPIERYFRDARITKIYEGTSEIQRNIIASELRREYGKVRV; the protein is encoded by the coding sequence ATGGATTTTACATTGCCAGCCGAGATTGAGTTTTTAAAAGAAAATGTTCGTAAATTTGTGAAGGAAGTCGTTGAGCCGGTGGCGATGGACATTGAAGAAAACGACCAAATTCCAGAAGACATTATTGAAAAATCGAAAGACATGGGGCTGTTCGGCTTAAGCATTCCTGAAGAGTACGGAGGCCTTGGTTTGTCGATGGTCGACAAATGCGCCATTTACGAAGAGCTCGGCAAAACGCATAACGGCTACACCACATTAATCGGCGCCCATACTGGCATCGGCACGGTCGGCATCGTCGAGCTCGGCACTGAAGAACAAAAGCGGCGCTACTTGCCGAAAATGGCGACAGGCGAATGGATCGGCGCCTTCGCTTTAACCGAGCCGAGCGCCGGCTCAAACGCTGCCGCTTTGAAAACGACCGCCGTCCGCAAAGGTGACCGCTATATCATTAACGGCTCGAAGCATTACATCACCAATGCGATTGACGCCCACGTATTTACGGTGATGGCGGTCACCGATCCGTCGAAAGGCCCGAAAGGCATTACGTCGTTTATCGTGGAAAAAGATTTCCCCGGCTTTATCGTCGGTAATGTCGAGCGGAAAATGGGACTGCGCGGATCGCATTCGGCCGAGCTGTTTTTTGACAACTTGGAAGTGCCGGTCGAAAACGTGCTCGGAAAAGAAGGCGAAGGGTATGTCAACGCTCTCAAAATCCTTGCCAACGGCCGCGCGGGTCTCGCCGCCCGCAATCTCGGCTCCTGCATCCGTCTGCTCGAATACTGCATGGAATACGCCGAACAGCGCGAGCAGTTCGGCAAGCCGATCATTGAGCAGCAAGCGATCCAGCATATGCTCGCAGAGATGAGCATGTTGATTGAAGTGCTGCGCTCTACCGTCTACCGCGTCGCCTGGATGGTCGACCAAAAGATGCGTGTCGTTAAAGAAGCGGCCATTGCCAAACTGTTCGGCTCGGAAGTGTACAACAAAATCGCCGATCTTGCCGTGCAAATCCACGGCGGCCTCGGCTACATGAAAGATTACCCGATCGAACGCTATTTCCGCGATGCCCGCATCACGAAAATTTACGAAGGCACTTCGGAAATCCAACGCAACATCATCGCGAGCGAACTGCGGAGAGAATACGGAAAAGTGCGGGTATAA
- a CDS encoding DoxX family protein translates to MHSRELGAFLLRIVTGFIFFAHGWVKWQRGLEEAADSFAAMGLPGPLAYIVTIVELAGGWAMMLGLGTRPIAAAFAIIMIGAIATAKTDAGLLGNGRETGYEFNLALLAMSIYLWLNGSRLWSLEAVVQRVRR, encoded by the coding sequence ATGCATTCCCGTGAACTAGGCGCCTTTCTGCTGCGGATCGTCACCGGGTTCATCTTTTTCGCCCATGGCTGGGTGAAATGGCAGCGGGGGCTTGAGGAAGCGGCGGATTCGTTTGCGGCGATGGGGCTTCCTGGCCCGCTCGCCTACATCGTGACGATTGTGGAGCTTGCCGGCGGCTGGGCGATGATGCTCGGCCTTGGCACGCGCCCGATTGCGGCGGCGTTTGCCATCATCATGATCGGGGCGATCGCCACCGCCAAAACAGACGCCGGCTTGCTTGGCAACGGCCGGGAAACAGGCTATGAATTCAATCTCGCTTTGCTCGCTATGTCGATTTATTTGTGGCTAAACGGCAGCCGGCTTTGGTCGTTAGAAGCCGTAGTCCAACGCGTACGAAGATAA
- a CDS encoding DsbA family oxidoreductase, with protein MKIEVWSDFVCPFCYIGKRRLEQALEQFPHRENVEIVFRSFELDPNAKKETPLTIHEIIANKYGISLEEAKRANADIGRQAEAVGLTFRFETMKPTNTFDAHRLAQYAKEKGKLNDMVERLFYAYFTESKFISDRDVLLALAEAAGLDRTEAEEVLAGSRYTEEVRRDEEEAAALGVRGVPFFVLNRKYAVSGAQPVEVFRQALEKVWEEEQQTSPLQPLATDQGGTCTDEGCSI; from the coding sequence ATGAAAATTGAAGTATGGTCCGATTTTGTCTGCCCGTTTTGCTATATCGGCAAACGCCGATTGGAACAGGCGCTCGAGCAGTTTCCGCACCGGGAAAACGTCGAGATTGTCTTTCGCAGCTTTGAGTTGGATCCGAATGCGAAAAAAGAAACGCCCTTGACGATTCATGAAATCATCGCCAACAAATACGGCATTTCGCTCGAAGAAGCGAAGCGGGCGAACGCCGATATCGGCCGGCAGGCGGAGGCGGTCGGCTTGACGTTCCGCTTTGAAACGATGAAGCCGACGAATACGTTTGACGCCCACCGGTTGGCGCAATACGCCAAGGAAAAAGGGAAGCTGAACGACATGGTGGAACGACTGTTTTATGCGTATTTTACGGAGTCGAAGTTCATTAGCGACCGCGATGTGTTGCTTGCGCTCGCCGAAGCGGCCGGGCTTGACCGGACGGAAGCCGAAGAGGTGTTGGCCGGCAGCCGTTACACAGAAGAGGTGCGCCGCGATGAGGAAGAAGCGGCGGCGTTGGGCGTCCGCGGTGTGCCGTTTTTCGTTCTAAACCGGAAGTATGCCGTCTCCGGCGCTCAGCCGGTGGAGGTGTTCCGCCAGGCGCTTGAGAAAGTATGGGAGGAAGAACAACAAACTTCCCCGCTGCAGCCGCTGGCGACCGACCAAGGCGGGACGTGCACCGACGAAGGGTGCTCGATTTAA
- a CDS encoding DinB family protein, with protein sequence MSRAQQWVQYFLSHRHVTLELINKIDEAHYGYKPTPTSMPAKQLATHMLFSFYSFANAAKHGDPALFGQKIEDPETNLAKLAETYTEKTKQLIESMSDDDFDRMLDLTSIFGVQIPAKQFLQMAMDHEIHHKGQLFVYVRGMGHTDLPLFVKRG encoded by the coding sequence ATGTCCCGCGCACAACAATGGGTGCAATATTTCCTTTCGCACCGTCATGTCACGTTGGAACTGATCAACAAAATCGATGAAGCGCACTATGGTTACAAACCGACGCCGACGTCAATGCCAGCGAAGCAGTTGGCGACGCATATGCTGTTTAGCTTTTACAGCTTCGCCAATGCGGCCAAACACGGCGATCCGGCGCTGTTTGGGCAAAAAATCGAGGATCCCGAGACGAATTTGGCCAAGCTGGCGGAAACGTATACGGAAAAAACGAAGCAGCTCATCGAATCGATGAGCGATGACGATTTCGACCGGATGCTCGATTTGACCTCCATCTTCGGCGTCCAAATTCCGGCCAAGCAGTTTTTGCAGATGGCGATGGACCACGAAATTCATCATAAAGGCCAGCTGTTCGTCTACGTCCGCGGCATGGGGCATACAGACTTGCCGCTGTTTGTGAAACGGGGCTAA
- the ehuB gene encoding ectoine/hydroxyectoine ABC transporter substrate-binding protein EhuB: MLVKRIGVTVLLLMLALVGCSSSDTAGSGDSRLEELREKGVVYVGFANEKPYAYEENGELKGEAVDIAKEIFQQLGIERIEGRLAEFNELIPGLNAGKFDVITAGMAILPNRCERVDFAEPEYQVGDALVVKKGNPKNLHSYEDIAKQPDTKIAVMSASMEVDYLKQSGVKDEQIVLVPDIPAVMDAVKTGRADAATGTQLTMKNALQSAGEEGLELVSDFKQPDVEGIPSYGAAVFRQDDDELREAYNKELQKLKESGELLNILQKNGFGEENLPGDMTTAQLCGNATQ, from the coding sequence ATGTTGGTGAAAAGGATAGGGGTAACGGTGTTGTTGCTTATGCTTGCTTTAGTTGGGTGCAGTTCGTCTGATACGGCGGGATCGGGTGACAGTCGACTCGAAGAGCTCCGGGAAAAAGGAGTGGTGTATGTGGGATTTGCGAATGAAAAACCGTATGCTTATGAGGAAAATGGTGAATTAAAAGGAGAAGCAGTCGATATTGCGAAAGAGATTTTTCAACAACTGGGGATTGAAAGAATCGAAGGTCGGCTTGCAGAGTTTAATGAGCTAATACCGGGGTTGAATGCTGGCAAATTTGATGTCATCACGGCAGGAATGGCGATTTTGCCAAACCGGTGTGAACGAGTCGATTTTGCGGAGCCGGAATATCAAGTCGGCGATGCGTTAGTTGTGAAAAAAGGGAACCCGAAAAATCTCCATAGCTATGAAGATATTGCCAAGCAGCCGGATACGAAAATTGCAGTTATGTCAGCTTCGATGGAAGTGGATTATTTAAAACAATCCGGTGTGAAAGATGAACAAATCGTGCTTGTTCCTGATATTCCTGCGGTTATGGATGCTGTGAAAACCGGACGGGCGGATGCGGCGACAGGAACTCAGTTGACGATGAAAAACGCGCTGCAGTCAGCAGGTGAAGAAGGACTAGAACTAGTCAGCGATTTCAAGCAGCCTGATGTGGAAGGGATCCCAAGCTACGGAGCAGCTGTTTTCCGTCAGGATGATGATGAGTTAAGAGAGGCGTACAACAAAGAGCTGCAAAAATTGAAGGAGTCAGGGGAATTGCTGAATATTTTGCAAAAGAATGGATTCGGGGAGGAAAATCTTCCGGGGGATATGACGACGGCGCAATTGTGCGGAAACGCCACGCAGTAA
- the ehuC gene encoding ectoine/hydroxyectoine ABC transporter permease subunit EhuC codes for MVDVFQVLSKGIQTTLLLLLTSAVLAFIIAVMAGLGRLAKSRWIRWTIRVYVEFFRGTSLVVQLFWVYYALPMLAQALPFLPPLNLSSFWAGVIAISLNYGAYASETVRSCILAVDRGQHEAAIALNMTRFQRMRLIILPQAVRMMLPDFGNNFIQMLKSTSLVSLIGLTDITYAGMVFRNNHIDLGILTFAMMLIFYFLLALPFIWMTRRAEQSVSRGVASR; via the coding sequence ATTGTCGATGTGTTTCAAGTTCTTTCTAAAGGGATTCAAACGACTTTGCTTCTGTTACTGACTTCCGCCGTGTTGGCGTTCATCATTGCGGTGATGGCCGGGCTGGGAAGGCTGGCTAAATCCCGTTGGATCCGGTGGACTATTAGGGTGTATGTGGAATTTTTTCGCGGCACTTCGTTGGTCGTGCAGCTATTTTGGGTGTATTATGCCTTACCCATGCTTGCACAGGCGCTTCCGTTTTTGCCGCCGCTAAACCTCTCATCATTTTGGGCGGGAGTCATTGCCATTTCGCTGAACTACGGTGCGTATGCGTCTGAGACGGTCCGTAGTTGCATCTTAGCCGTTGACCGCGGGCAGCATGAGGCAGCGATTGCTCTCAATATGACCCGTTTTCAGCGAATGAGGTTGATCATTCTGCCTCAGGCCGTGCGGATGATGCTCCCTGATTTTGGGAACAACTTTATTCAAATGTTAAAATCGACTTCTCTCGTTTCACTTATCGGGCTGACCGATATTACATATGCAGGGATGGTTTTCCGCAACAATCATATTGACCTTGGCATTCTTACTTTCGCTATGATGCTCATATTCTATTTCTTATTGGCGCTTCCGTTTATTTGGATGACCCGGCGGGCGGAACAGTCGGTATCGAGAGGGGTGGCAAGCCGATGA
- the ehuD gene encoding ectoine/hydroxyectoine ABC transporter permease subunit EhuD encodes MIWDWNVAKDVFPLIFQAMWLTLGLTLACYAVSLILGIGWILLRRIPWAWCRWAVTAVMEFIRSTPPLVQLYFLFYAWPLVPHVGVTLSPVAAAIIGLGVHYSTYTAEVYRSGIDAVDKGQWEAAVALNFSRVRTWTKIILPQAIPPIIPMLGNYLIIMFKEIPTTASIGVMGMMLTAKMYGAQHWVYLEPFTIVAFFFLVMSYPSSLLIQYLEKKMNRRLDKKEILRQQKQKGVIA; translated from the coding sequence ATGATATGGGATTGGAATGTGGCGAAAGATGTATTCCCATTGATTTTTCAAGCGATGTGGTTGACGTTAGGCCTCACATTAGCTTGCTATGCCGTTTCATTAATTCTCGGAATCGGATGGATACTGCTGCGGCGGATACCGTGGGCATGGTGCAGATGGGCAGTCACCGCGGTGATGGAGTTTATCCGTTCGACCCCTCCGCTTGTCCAATTGTACTTTTTGTTTTATGCTTGGCCGCTTGTTCCGCACGTCGGGGTGACGTTATCTCCTGTTGCAGCAGCGATCATCGGGCTAGGGGTGCATTACAGCACATATACAGCTGAGGTGTACCGTTCTGGCATTGATGCCGTTGATAAAGGGCAGTGGGAGGCAGCTGTTGCATTGAATTTTTCCCGGGTGCGTACATGGACGAAAATTATTTTGCCGCAGGCGATTCCTCCTATCATCCCTATGCTTGGAAATTACTTAATTATTATGTTCAAAGAGATTCCGACTACCGCCTCGATTGGGGTGATGGGGATGATGTTGACGGCGAAAATGTATGGGGCGCAACATTGGGTATATCTCGAACCGTTCACGATCGTTGCCTTTTTCTTCTTGGTGATGAGCTATCCATCTTCTTTGTTGATTCAGTACCTTGAAAAGAAAATGAATCGACGGCTGGATAAAAAGGAAATATTGCGTCAACAGAAACAGAAGGGAGTGATTGCATAA